A window of Henckelia pumila isolate YLH828 unplaced genomic scaffold, ASM3356847v2 CTG_466, whole genome shotgun sequence genomic DNA:
actaagcgtttagtgatgggttgccttctggagtttgagggtcatgtgttgtctgctaatctaatgattctagcgatggcagattttgattgtattttgggaatatatTTGCTAACTTTATATCACGCTACTGttgattgttatcagcgtctagTACAGTTTCATCCAGATGAGGGTGATTGCTGgtacttctatggtgagggagcacgacctccgatgccacttgtgtTGGCTctaaaggcatgtcatgtcttagagttaAGTGGGGAGggatacctcatctatgcagttaaTATGTCTATGAGTAGTCAGAGTATTGATCAGTTATACGTGGTCAGTGAGTTCCCTGATGTATTtcttgatgagattcctggttttcctccggttagagaggttgaatttggtattgatctagtactaGGAACATCATCTATATCTCGAGCACCTTAtcatctggctccatcagagatgaagGAATTAAAGCAGCAGTTGTAGGATCTGctggataagggatatattaaGTCGAGTGTCTCTTTGTGGGGAGAACctattttatttgtcaaaaaaagaatggatcgatgcgattgtgtattgattacaggcagctgaaccatgtcaccatcaagaataagtatttgttttcacgcattgatgatctgtttgatcaattgcaagttacttctgtttattcgaagatagatctgggatcaggataccaccagatgaggGTACGAGACTGGATATTTCTATGACTGCTTTCAGAActagatacgggcattatgaatttctggtgatgccatttggtttgacgaatgcaccggtagtttttatgaatttgatgaatcaagtatttcgagaatgtcaggatagatttgtcatcgtatccattgatgatatttttgtttattcTCACGACAggaatgagcatgcacaacatctaagtATTGTTTTACAAACGTTACGAGAGAAGCATCTGTATGCGAAGTTGagaaagtgtgagttttggattgatcgggtagtgtttctcggtcatgtgatttctagtgaaggaatatctgtggatccaagcaagatcGAGCCAGTGcagaactggtctcgtccgacgataGTTGCTGAGATCCAAAGTTTCTTGGGTATatctggttattaccgtcggttcatcgagaattttgcatagTTGGCCcaacctttgacacagcttacactgAAGGATGTTGCCTTCACTTGGTCCTCAGAATGTGACGAGTCATTTCGTGAGCTTCGGAGActtcttactactgcacctgtgctcgctctaccttctggatcagaaGGTTATATTGTTtacactgatgcctctggtcaggggctaGAATGtattttgacacagcatggacatgttattgctgCTTCTCGCAGTTGAAAACGCATGAGACGAATTAtctagtgcatgatctcgagttagccgccattgtatttgcgcttaAGATTTGGAGGTATTAtctatatggcgagaagtttgatatatttaaggatcacaagagtttgaaatatttattcactcagacggatttgaatatgcgacagagacgttggatggatttactGAAATATtatgactgcgagattaagtatcatccaggttctgccaatCTTACTAACTCTTACCTTGTCCTCGccatttgaattaatatttTCGGATATCTGGTTTTCGCTTGTTCACTCCATTAATGTTACAAATACTACGTAATTTTTGTAGATCATTTCTCCAAATACATCTGGTTTTACCCCCTTACAATGCAAATCGAACATCTTAACCGTGTTCAGCACTTACATATCACTGGTTGAAAATTAGTTCCACGAAAAAATAATCTCTCTATACACAGACAATGGTGGTGAGTTCCTAGCTCTCAAGCCTATCTTAGTACAATTCGGCATCTCCCATCTTACCACCCCTTCTCACACCCAGCAACACAATGGCTATGCTCAACGTTGTCATCACCATCTTGTTGAAACTGGCATCACGCTCCTTCACCGACCATCCCTTCCTTCTACCTTCTGGCCCTATGCTCTAGCCACCGCCACTTAATTACCTCATAAATCACCTGCCCAAAACCAACCTCTCCATGCTCTCTTCCTTTGAAAATACTTTTCCTTCACCCACCCAACCTTTCCAAACTATGAGTATTTGGGTGTCTTTGTTACCTATGGTTACGCCTTTACACCAGTCACAAACTTGATCCTCGCTCCTCCGCCTGCATTTTTCTAGGATACTCTCTCACTCAAAGTTCTTATATCTGCTTTGACATATCCTCTTCCAAaatatttatctcacatcatGTCGGCTTTGTTGAATCACTACAacaaaactccaaataaacaACACctaatagacaacggttttaaattaaaaCTGTTGTCGTTTAGATTAACAACGGTTTTAGTGAAACCGTTGTCGATAGGCATTTTTTTTGTTACCAAAGACAACAGATTTCCAAAAACCGTTGTATTTTTGCTTGTTTTTAGGGTCAATGACAACGTTTTTTAAAtatgttgtctatgagcgttcTTTTTTAGAACAAAGACaatggtttttaaaaaccgttgtcgtttagCGGGTTTTTTTGGGCTTCTACAACGgttaatgtgtttttttttaagattgTAGATTTTTTTTCCTCTCAATAAATTAACTTTTGCAAGAAAAACCCAAACAGAGCAACGAAAAGAAACCAAACTCAAACCCTAACTTTTTGGTCTCCAACAGCACCAGCCGCCATCACCGCTCTAGCTCTGATGGAAACAAACCGGAGGCCACCTAAATAGACGCCACCTCCGGCTGGAAAATGGAAATTAGCTGCAAGCTTCGATCTAAACTTGAATCTCAAGTTTAGAATCCCGATTTCTGCGACTAGATTGCGACGGGACTGCGCGTTGTTCATCTtctttttttggcaatttttgcTCCGATTTCAAGTTGTTTCGTGGTCTTTAGTTTAAATTCGAAAGATTCCAGTTCAACACAGTAACATCATATTCTTGTTCTGATTTCATCGCACGTTACTTGAATTTTTGGCTCATATGTGTCTGTTGTTCCAGTCTGCTTTACTTGCTTTAGCTGCATATGCTTCGGACTCTGGTGAAGCGCGTCGATCGACTCAGGAATCTTGCTTCCCCTGATGGAAAGGTTGGATACATTTGATTCCATCTTTTGACAATCGGTTTCCTTATCTGTTTTCTTATTCCATCTACCTTAACTTTTTGTTTAACTTAATagatttaatataaaaaagaCAACGTGCAAATGGTAagcttaatatatatattatatggaaAGTTTGATGAAAGTGAAATGAGGGAGTGAAGAGCTAAGTCGAGTGTGACCCCATTTTTCTCCTCGTCTTTCATCATCGCTTTTCTCTGTCTTTTCTCTTGTTTTGATTTGAGAGGGAAAAAAAGAACATCTGTATGTTCCCTAAGATTTCATGGAGTATATTCATAACACAAAAACAATTTAAGGAGAGTTAATTTAATTCTATATCATATGATTAATTTTGCAGAGAAAATAATGTTTCTGGGATTTGGTATCATGGTATCAGATCAATCGTGCTATCTTTGACTTGTTATATATATCGTCTTGTTATGGACGTCGGTTAACTGAGAGTTCTTTCGGCTTGAAGGTGAGAAGAATGTGAAGGGAAAAAAGTATGTTTATGTAGTTCAAGAAAATTAGGTGCATTATTTCTCTTGATGAGTGGATATATTCATCTTGAAACTAATATTATGTTAATTCAAATGAATTTCCTTTTGCAACTCGTatattgatgtttgattacGTTTGTTTCTGGTTTCATGGTGTAATTTGTCAGGTCCAAGAATAGGTGCGGAGTTCCTTCACTAGATTGAAGTgtgtataaataattatttatgatgCAAAAACACCATAATTGATGATAACACTTCTTCATCAATTATGCAACATCTTTAAAATGTTCTTACTCAGTAAATTTATGCCGCACATTAACTCGCGTCATCTCCAGGACTTCATTTACGACTTAAAAGGATGAATTGAACAACTTTGTCGAAGCTGGAGTAATTTCCAAGCTTGTCCTTGCATTTTCACGAGAGGGACCAACCGCCGCCGTTCATTTCTGCTACGTTGTAGGATTTCCGATGAGCTGCCGCCGCAGAGTCGAACGAGAAggatgttgtttgagttttagTTTAGAAGGATGCTGTGATGTGGGCTTTCCATAAGTAGTTCTTGAggcaaatatatatgtataaatattctGTCTGCCCTCATTTTTATTGCTTTGATTCCAGGTCATTTCCATGTTTTTTTCTCCTCCATGTTTATCTTTGGTTCTAAGCTAAGACGTAAGAGCTTCTCTATGTGAGGCTTGATCAAATGGCGGAGTGCACCGGACACCCAAGAGATTTTGTTTGTTCTTTTTGCCGGTGAAGCTCTGGTTCTATTTTCCAATGTTACAGCACCTCAGTAGTTttgttaaattgtttttttcttttgtgaACATGTTGGCATCTGATGCATTTTGGTTTCCCATTTTCGCCTATCGAAACTTGAAAGTTGTTATTTTGGTTGATCTCGAATGTACGTATTTACTGCTTTGATTAAATATTGACATGTTTGGGTATTTGTTATGTACGATGGACAATATCTGGTTTTGAGCTTGAAAATAATTTTGGTATATCTCTATTATGTTCTGAATTCAAGAAACTACGGGGTCAAATTGTGCTTTTTAAAAGTTGCAAATTTCCCGAAGAAATTTCGCGTTCTCATTTCTATGCTACTGCTGTCAGAGACAGACACCATGCTATCATACATGACTTTTTTATGAAGAGCTCTCAAAAAGAAAGCTGCTCAGGAATCTAAAATTAGAAAATTAAGGGCACAGACAGGTATGCACATCTATAATGAtcgatatttatattttagCCTGATAttgttgtttttaaatttttaacatgAGTCTGTTATATTATACCTTCATCTCTACTTTCCTGGAAGCTAGATCAGAGAACTTGAGGAAGAGAAGAAAGGATTGCTTACAAAGATGCAGGTAAATCATTTTCCCCTGtattttgtttgatttgattacAGATTCTCATGACTGCACTATATCATTCCTTTAATGTTTTTCATTCTATGTTTATTTTGCATACTTTAATATGATTCTGCTGCTTGTTGACCAAAAAGATCTGAAGAGGTATTATATCTTCAATATTAATTTTCTGATGCACATGTTTCTGTCAATTTTATCTAATGTTGACGAACTTAACAGATTTAAATTCCTTGTCTGGAATTGTAAAAACTCAATTCATTTAATGCTGGGAATAATTTTGGTCTGAATTTTTGTTGTTGATCTTTATATCTGGTTGGAACTGGGATCTTACTAAGGGCATATACCGGACGTGACAATAGACTATGTTTgaccataaaaaaaattagaatctTCTATGTATCTTCTATGAGTTTGGTCTCATTGGTTTTTTGCAGTTTCTATATACACCATTCGATATTCACTGAGAGTGATTTATCGTCTTGGAAGCTTGAGCCATCACACAATGCCACAACTTGTCCTCTTTTGACATTGTTTAAGCTTCTGAAAGTTGACCCTTTTCAAAAGGTAACAGTCGCCTCCAAATAATTGGAACATCTTGTTGTTGGTTTCACATCAttctttattttctattttgacTACCATGCTTCTATTATGCAAATTTTCAATAGGAGTAATTTACAACCGAAGAACTCGACTCTCGAAAACGCCACCTCAACTTAGATGTATGTGTACTTTAATTATCTAATCTTGGAGTTTAGAGTAGCAgaatttttaccaaaacataaataaaagctGCGTTATACATTTGATTTGTAGAATAGCATCTAATTAACCAAAACATACATAAAAGCTTCGTTATATAATTGAATCAAGCACGAGCTAAAGCACCACTTATACTGGCTTGTCTTCTTGAtcttatctgaattgattgaatcATTTTCGGTTATCAAGATGGTATAGAATTTAAGCACCTTTGATTTCACATTTTTCCTCCAAAGTTGAGGATTTTCTTTTGTACATGTGTTTAGTTTTTTTCTTGCTTTGTGTTTTTTCAATGGGACAGGTTTCTTGAGTTTATCATGTGGTGGAACGACGAATTACATCGATTATTCTAACATTTCATGGGTACCGGATGTGGATTATGTAGCTATTGGAAATAGTACAAGTGGTTTTTCTGGAGGGGACATATTTGTCTAGTCTTCCTGTCCAATTTTTCCAAGATCATGAAGCCAGAAAGTGTTAAAAGTCTTCTGGTAATAATTTGATTAGaactttttttgtatttttctgtAGTGTGCGTtgcattagaatttaattttgagggatttgtaatactaaaaaagtatatattaaattttatttttgaaattcgtaGGGGTCTAAAACTGTTGTAACTGATGGCATTGTTAAAAGCACGctcctacgacaacggataaaatccgttgtcgtttctctcaaagacaacggatttgggactacgacaacggattttatctgtTGTAGTAGAGGCGTGCTTTTAACAACACATATAATTACAACAGTTTGTAACCCctatccgttgtcttttttgtgtttttcttgtagtgaatcTATCTTTTCCTATATCACTCCTATGTCCTCTGTTCCTCCAGACCCTGCTCGACCCTGTCCACTTCACCCCCACCCGTAGTCTCCCCACAACCATTCGTTCCACCACTCCTGGTTCCTACCCCGTGTGCTGCTTTGGCCCCTGGTCGTGCTCTCTCACCGTTATCCAAAGTGCCAACATCCCCTGCACCGCCTCCTCCTTCATCTCAGAATACACACTCCATGACCAcctgctccaaaaatcatatctaCATACCTAACCCAGGTTTTCTCTTGTTTTCACTAAACAGGCTGGCCCTCATGAACCCACATGTGTTTCCTCAGCACTAAAGGATCCAGAGTGGTGCTCTTTCATGTCCGCTGAATTTGATGCTCTTCTCTGAATGGCACTTGTGATATTGTTACTGCTCATCCCTCTCAGAACTTGGTTGGTTGTAAGTGGGTATTTCGCATCAAACGGAATCTTGATGGTTCTGTCGATTGCCATAAATCTCTACTGGTAACCAAGGTTTTCATAAGAGCCTTGGGATTGATTTCTTTGACACCTTTAGCTCTGTGGTCAAGCCAGTCATTATTCGTCTTATGTATCTCTGGCATTTCAACGTGGTTGGCCCTTACGCCAACTAGATGTGAATAATACTTTTCTGCAGGATTCTCTCAGTGAAGAAGTCTTTATGGCCCAACCTACGGTCTTAAGCAAGCCCCTAGAGCTTGGTTTCAGGAGCTGCGCTCCTTTTTGCTGCACCTGGGATTTCACGGCTCTCGAGATGACTCCTCTCTCTTCATTTATCGTAATGAGGAACACACAGTGTACTTTTTGGTCTAAGTGGATGACTTAATTATCACTGGGAGTCACTTGCCCCTTGTCAATTCCATCATCAAGAAACTAGCCTCTCGTTTCTCCGTTAAAGATCTGGGTTCCCTCTCCTAGTTTTTAGGTGTTGAAGTTCTTCCCTCGTCGCATGGGCTTGTGCTTTCTCAACGGCAATATGTCCTTGACATTCTGACTTGGTTCAATATGCAATATTCCAAGCCTGTTACCACGCCCCTTGCCACCATGGGCTCTTTGTCTCTGCATGACGGTGctcctgcaactgatcaaacaaggtaTTGACAGGCAGTTGGTAGTCTACAATATCTCCTGGTCACTCGCCCTGATGTTGCTTTTGTTGTCAACCGTTTATCTCAGTTTATGCAGTCTCCTTCCTAACTCCATTGGGGGTGCGGTCAAGCGCCTGCTCCGCTATCTACACGGGACCCTTGATTATGGCTTACATCTCCGTCCCTCTGCAGCATCCTCTCTTCATGGTTTCACCGATGTGGATTGGAGTGGCAATCCGGATGACCGTTGTTCCACTAAGGCTTTTGTTATATTTTATGGGTCTAATCCGATTTCCTGGAGCTCCAAGAAACAAAAATACATTGCCCGTTCCACCGCTAAAGCGGAGTATCCAGCACTAGCTTCGGGAGCTGCTGAAATTTCGTGGCTTTGCTCTTTAATCGGCAAGCTTCATATCTCCACTCCGTCCATCCTTGTTTTGTACAGTGACAATATTCGCACGACGTATCTCTGTGATAATCCGGTTTTCATTCACGGATGAAGCATATTGCTTTGGACTATCATTTCATCAGGGAGCTTGTCCAGTCTAAGAAACTTTGTGTCTCGCATGTTTCCTCTGCTGATCAGCTTGCGGATGCATTTGACTAACTCGTTATCCAGCTCCTGTTTGCGCTGTTTAATTTTAAAGATTGGCGTTCTCCGGAACCTTCATCTTGAGGGGGCATGTTAGCGATATACTTTGTAAATATTCTTAGTGATTTGATTGGATTCTATATATCCTtgtatatttttgtttaaattaagagtttatttgtgtttatcTAGTCGTGATAGGACACTCATATtgttgtatatatatgtgttgACGAAGACCTCCGAACTAAGGGTTCGCTTTCGGAGTCAACACGGCGGCTTCTATGAGGAAGGCGACACAAAGGAGGCTTGAGGGTTTACTCTTGTGATCAATAGATTATTATTCATTCTCAAATTCTATATGTATGTTTGTTCGTTTTTTCCGTGAATGGGTTCTTATAAGTTATAAGTCACGTGTTTAATCATTTCTTACATACATATTCTAATCGGATCCAGATCCTTTACGGTGCACCAACCACAGCATTCGGTGTGCTGTGGAGTTAATTAATGAACTTTCTTAATATTGGCTTTATgttaattaagatttttaggtttaattttgttttttctcGTTTTTCCTTGCACTATTTCACCTCATCCTCTTTACTTCGTTTTCCTCTTccattcatttttttattacagGAAATACTATACAATACCACGTTCGATTTTCTTGATCTTTTacatgtataattttttttaaatctttgactatcgattttttattttgttttgtttatttgtgTTATTGAGACTCGCATATTAACCGTGTGTTTTTCTTGTAGTTACCTATGCTACCTTTTAATATCATTATTGTAGGAGATTTGGGAGCaaattatatatgtgtgtgtgtgcgcgcgTGCACGCGCAACCATGTAATATTATGTTTTAGCtcataatatttaataattcttgataggtatgatgaattttttttgacttccttgcggctttgattttataatattattttaaattttttaaaaagaaatataTGGTTCTGGTCTGTATTAAATTagtagattttatatatatatatatatatatatatatatatataatttaatcagtaattgtaaaaaaaatctTGAATATGTATCGGAAGGGTTTTAAATTATGAATATTCCTTTCATTTCTGCATAGTTTAGAAAATTAGCCGTgatgtttttttaataattagtaCAATATTAGAAACAAAAGTACCATTATAATCtaatctaaaattaaaattcttttgTTTAAGCATTTTATATCATCACTAGTAAGGTGAATATGATTTTTGTATGAATTTTACATCA
This region includes:
- the LOC140872557 gene encoding DNA repair protein RAD5B-like isoform X2; the protein is MSLLYYTFISTFLEARSENLRKRRKDCLQRCSFYIHHSIFTESDLSSWKLEPSHNATTCPLLTLFKLLKVDPFQKE
- the LOC140872557 gene encoding DNA repair protein RAD5B-like isoform X1, whose amino-acid sequence is MSLLYYTFISTFLEARSENLRKRRKDCLQRCSFYIHHSIFTESDLSSWKLEPSHNATTCPLLTLFKLLKVDPFQKVS